The following proteins come from a genomic window of Azospirillum humicireducens:
- a CDS encoding amino acid ABC transporter permease: MSYQWDFTPVLTRWPMLLDGLLNTVKIAAIAIVFGVLVGLVLALLRLSPRRILRLPAAIFVEFYRNTPPIVHFFWFFYALPVVLNISLDPLVAAVLALSTQSGAFYAEVFRGGIRSIERGQWEGAKALGMTHTQLMRRIVVPQAATRMVAPFVERSFELIKTTALASTLAYGELLYQAMMVNSETFRPLEVYTAVALLYLVLLVSCSALARVAEARLTAYR; encoded by the coding sequence ATGAGCTATCAATGGGATTTCACGCCGGTCCTGACGCGATGGCCGATGCTGCTCGACGGTCTGCTCAACACGGTGAAGATTGCTGCAATCGCCATCGTCTTCGGCGTTCTCGTCGGGCTGGTCCTGGCGCTGCTGCGGCTGTCGCCGCGCCGGATTTTGCGTCTGCCGGCGGCGATCTTCGTCGAGTTCTACCGGAACACGCCGCCCATCGTGCATTTCTTCTGGTTCTTCTACGCCCTGCCGGTGGTTCTGAACATCAGCCTCGATCCGCTGGTCGCCGCCGTGCTCGCCCTGTCCACCCAGTCCGGCGCCTTCTATGCCGAGGTGTTCCGCGGCGGCATCCGCTCCATCGAGCGCGGCCAGTGGGAAGGGGCGAAGGCGCTGGGCATGACCCACACGCAGCTGATGCGGCGCATCGTGGTGCCGCAGGCGGCGACGCGCATGGTCGCCCCCTTCGTCGAACGTTCCTTCGAACTGATCAAGACCACGGCGCTCGCCTCCACGCTGGCTTATGGGGAGCTTCTCTATCAGGCGATGATGGTGAACAGCGAAACCTTCCGGCCGCTGGAGGTCTACACCGCCGTCGCCCTGCTCTATCTCGTGCTGCTGGTCTCGTGCAGCGCGCTGGCCCGGGTCGCGGAAGCGCGGCTCACCGCCTACCGCTGA
- a CDS encoding ABC transporter substrate-binding protein — translation MKIGAGLGKGLGRRAVLAGAGGLAAAAAVGFPSIVRAQSKSLKIGVYGGYFKDSFDKHIFPDFTKATGIAVEAVAEPTGEAWLIQLEQAARAKQAPADVSMMSQVAMLKGMAAELWAPLDPAKLPNAAKVKPALINKYPDGRLSGVGAVSWYITLVTNTKTFPQAPESWAALWDKANKDKLGLLALVSNSFLLDVTAATFFGGSKHLDTEQGQLDCFKKLAELKNNVKLWYRDEAQFEAALKSGEVPMGQYYHDVTGLAAADGHPVRSTFPKEGGILDSGSWAVSKASKAGDLAHVFIDYMCQPQIQALLSRKVGTSPTIDRSATDLTDKEFAAVSSDLAPIVPRYDLYVSKADWLNQKWTEMIVG, via the coding sequence ATGAAGATCGGCGCGGGACTGGGCAAGGGACTGGGCAGACGGGCGGTGCTGGCGGGTGCGGGCGGGCTTGCCGCCGCCGCCGCGGTGGGGTTTCCCTCCATCGTCCGGGCCCAATCGAAGTCGCTGAAGATCGGGGTGTATGGCGGCTACTTCAAGGACAGCTTCGACAAGCACATATTCCCGGACTTCACCAAGGCGACCGGCATCGCGGTGGAGGCGGTGGCCGAACCGACGGGCGAGGCCTGGCTGATCCAGCTTGAGCAGGCGGCCCGTGCGAAGCAGGCGCCGGCCGACGTGTCGATGATGTCCCAGGTGGCAATGCTGAAGGGCATGGCGGCCGAACTGTGGGCGCCGCTCGATCCCGCCAAGCTGCCGAACGCCGCCAAGGTCAAGCCGGCGCTGATCAACAAATACCCAGACGGCCGGCTGTCGGGCGTCGGTGCGGTGTCCTGGTACATCACCCTGGTGACCAACACCAAGACCTTCCCGCAGGCTCCGGAGAGCTGGGCGGCACTGTGGGATAAGGCGAACAAGGACAAGCTCGGCCTGCTGGCGCTGGTCTCCAACTCCTTCCTGCTGGACGTGACCGCCGCCACCTTCTTCGGCGGATCCAAGCATCTCGACACCGAGCAGGGCCAGCTGGACTGTTTCAAGAAGCTGGCCGAGCTGAAGAACAATGTGAAGCTGTGGTATCGCGACGAGGCGCAGTTCGAGGCGGCGCTGAAGTCCGGCGAAGTCCCGATGGGGCAATATTACCACGACGTCACCGGGCTTGCCGCCGCCGACGGCCATCCGGTGCGCTCCACCTTCCCCAAGGAGGGGGGCATCCTCGATTCCGGCAGCTGGGCGGTGTCCAAGGCGTCCAAGGCCGGCGATCTGGCCCATGTCTTCATCGACTACATGTGCCAGCCGCAAATCCAGGCGCTGCTGTCGCGCAAGGTCGGCACCTCGCCGACCATCGACCGCTCGGCCACCGATCTGACGGACAAGGAATTCGCCGCCGTCTCCTCCGATCTGGCGCCCATCGTTCCGCGCTATGACCTCTATGTGTCGAAGGCCGACTGGTTGAACCAGAAATGGACGGAAATGATCGTGGGCTGA
- a CDS encoding transporter substrate-binding domain-containing protein, translating to MTIDQGKIGRRTLLGLAAATAGAAVGLSALPTLAASPSTLDRIKESKRLRIGVTSAEPWFFKDPMTETWTGVGVAMGQRLAASLGATLVPVETTWANAVGALQADQIDLMFVLDPTEERRKAIDFPDAPLFYYAMGALVAGDSTIKTWSDIDKPGLRIGVTLGTSLDKNVTALVKQAAINRFSNNDETIAAFAAKRIDVAVQFHPALVVQQTRLRLGKVILPEPVEPVATSVGLRKEENPAFRDWLDGQLKTLYADGVPDQLFAGYLKSKNVDASKIPGLIKEAWR from the coding sequence ATGACCATCGACCAGGGGAAAATCGGCCGCAGGACCCTGCTCGGCCTTGCCGCCGCCACCGCTGGCGCTGCCGTCGGGCTGTCGGCCCTGCCGACGCTCGCCGCCTCGCCCTCTACCCTGGACAGGATCAAGGAGAGCAAGCGCCTGCGCATCGGCGTGACCTCGGCCGAGCCCTGGTTCTTCAAGGATCCGATGACCGAGACCTGGACCGGCGTCGGCGTGGCTATGGGTCAGCGGCTGGCCGCCAGCCTCGGCGCCACCCTAGTTCCGGTGGAGACGACCTGGGCCAACGCGGTGGGCGCGCTCCAGGCCGACCAGATCGACCTGATGTTCGTCCTCGACCCGACCGAGGAGCGGCGCAAGGCCATCGACTTCCCCGACGCTCCGCTCTTCTACTATGCCATGGGCGCGCTGGTCGCCGGCGATTCGACCATCAAGACTTGGTCGGACATCGACAAGCCGGGCCTGCGCATCGGCGTGACGCTCGGCACCTCGCTGGACAAGAACGTGACCGCGCTGGTGAAGCAGGCGGCGATCAACCGGTTCTCCAACAACGACGAGACCATCGCCGCCTTCGCCGCCAAGCGCATCGACGTCGCCGTCCAGTTCCATCCGGCGCTCGTCGTGCAGCAGACCCGCCTGCGGCTGGGCAAGGTCATCCTGCCCGAACCGGTGGAGCCGGTGGCCACCAGCGTGGGCCTGCGCAAGGAGGAGAACCCGGCATTCCGCGACTGGCTGGACGGGCAGCTCAAGACGCTCTACGCCGACGGCGTCCCCGACCAGCTGTTCGCCGGTTATCTGAAGTCTAAGAACGTCGATGCCTCGAAGATTCCGGGCCTGATCAAGGAAGCCTGGCGCTGA
- a CDS encoding aminotransferase class IV, whose translation MVSNSTVSRTSSQGYVDDSRNDEVLIYVNGEFFKRDEAKVSVFDAGFVLGDGVWEGLRLVKGRILALDDHMDRLYEGANAIQLDIGMTRQELVAAIQATLDRNGMTDGAHIRLMVTRGRKKTPNQDPRFALGQATIVIIAEYKAPKPESKAKGLTLFTSTIRCSGPDVFDLRLNSHSRLNFIQALIQAINAGADEALMLDPQGFVASCNSTNFFIVRKGELWTSTGRFNFKGITRAKTIDLFRKDGGTVREHDFTLAEVYGADEAFVTGTLGGITPVVRIDGRRIGDGRPGPVTAHIAELYARAMLG comes from the coding sequence ATGGTTTCGAACAGCACGGTCAGCCGGACGAGTTCGCAGGGCTATGTCGACGACAGCCGCAACGACGAGGTGCTGATCTATGTGAATGGCGAGTTCTTCAAGCGCGACGAGGCAAAGGTCTCGGTCTTCGACGCCGGCTTCGTGCTGGGCGACGGCGTGTGGGAAGGGCTGCGGCTGGTCAAGGGCCGCATCCTGGCGCTGGACGACCATATGGATCGCCTCTACGAGGGCGCCAACGCCATCCAGCTCGACATCGGCATGACGCGGCAGGAGCTGGTCGCGGCGATCCAGGCCACGCTCGACCGCAACGGCATGACCGACGGCGCCCACATCCGCCTGATGGTCACCCGCGGCCGCAAGAAGACGCCCAACCAGGATCCCCGCTTCGCGCTTGGGCAGGCCACCATCGTCATCATCGCCGAATACAAGGCGCCGAAGCCGGAATCGAAGGCCAAGGGGCTGACGCTGTTCACCTCGACCATCCGGTGCAGCGGCCCCGACGTCTTCGACCTGCGTCTCAATTCGCACAGCCGGCTCAACTTCATCCAGGCGCTGATCCAGGCGATCAATGCCGGCGCCGACGAGGCGCTGATGCTCGATCCGCAAGGCTTCGTGGCGAGCTGCAACTCGACCAACTTCTTCATCGTCCGCAAGGGCGAACTCTGGACCTCCACCGGCCGCTTCAACTTCAAGGGCATCACCCGCGCCAAGACGATCGATCTGTTCCGCAAGGACGGCGGCACGGTGCGCGAGCACGACTTCACCCTGGCGGAGGTCTATGGCGCCGACGAGGCCTTCGTCACCGGCACGCTGGGCGGCATCACCCCAGTGGTGCGGATCGACGGCCGGCGGATCGGCGACGGCAGGCCGGGGCCGGTCACCGCGCACATCGCCGAGCTGTATGCCCGCGCGATGCTCGGCTGA
- a CDS encoding bifunctional sugar phosphate isomerase/epimerase/4-hydroxyphenylpyruvate dioxygenase family protein, whose amino-acid sequence MPSSAFTFKKSIATVSLSGTLPEKLEAAATIGFDGVEIFENDLLTFDGSPADVRRIAEGLGLEITLFQPFRDFEAMPEPIRARNLDRAERKFDVMQELGTDLVLVCSNVQPTAIDDPARAAADLTDMAERAQRRGLRVGYEALAWGRHVNRWRQAWDIVRRADHPALGLIVDSFHTLALDDDPSGIADLPGERIFFVQLADAPKLSMDVLSWSRHFRSFPGQGQLPVGRFLDAVLASGYRGPLSLEIFNDEFRAAPARLTALDGLRSLIHAEAEAGFGPGLPAPPVCHGVEFLEFAVDAAARDKLSALLGSLGFRHAGRHRSKDVDLYRQGGVNLVLNSEEDSAASEHFQMHGPSVCAMAFAVDDAARTIARAEALQCVLWRERVGDGERRIPALRAPDGTLIYLVDDKEARRSIWEDDFHLFAEELPGHPASPAALHGPLLGIDHVAQALPFGRMDSFVLFYRTVFGFVPESLWELPDPYGLIRSRALVSPDAEPGRGVRLPLNISESRRTATGRFVSATSGAGVHHIAFATADAAALVKDRLAAGAPFLPIPANYYDDLAVKHPLDDAALAMLKKHELLYDRDAQGEGDGEFFHAYTDSFDDRFFFEVVERRGGYRQFGAVNAAVRMAVQAQLREGARPELYLD is encoded by the coding sequence ATGCCGTCCAGCGCCTTTACCTTCAAGAAGTCGATCGCCACCGTCTCGCTGAGCGGCACCCTGCCGGAGAAGCTCGAGGCGGCGGCCACCATCGGCTTTGACGGTGTCGAAATTTTCGAGAACGATCTGCTGACCTTCGACGGATCGCCGGCCGATGTGCGCCGCATTGCCGAGGGCTTGGGGCTTGAGATCACCCTGTTCCAGCCATTCCGCGACTTCGAGGCGATGCCGGAGCCGATCCGCGCCCGCAACCTCGACCGGGCGGAGCGCAAGTTCGACGTGATGCAGGAGTTGGGCACCGACCTCGTTCTGGTCTGCTCCAACGTCCAGCCCACCGCCATCGACGATCCTGCCCGTGCCGCCGCCGACCTCACCGACATGGCGGAGCGGGCACAGCGCCGCGGCCTGCGTGTCGGCTACGAGGCTTTGGCCTGGGGGCGGCATGTCAACCGCTGGCGCCAGGCCTGGGATATCGTGCGGCGCGCCGATCACCCGGCGCTGGGGCTGATCGTCGACAGCTTCCACACCCTGGCCCTGGACGACGACCCGTCGGGCATCGCCGACCTGCCGGGCGAGCGCATCTTCTTCGTGCAGTTGGCCGACGCCCCCAAACTGTCGATGGACGTGCTGTCCTGGAGCCGCCATTTCCGCAGTTTCCCGGGCCAGGGCCAGTTGCCGGTCGGGCGCTTTCTTGACGCCGTTCTGGCGTCCGGCTACCGCGGCCCGCTGTCGCTGGAGATCTTCAACGACGAGTTCCGCGCCGCCCCTGCCCGCCTGACCGCTCTCGACGGGCTGCGCTCGCTGATCCATGCGGAGGCCGAAGCCGGTTTCGGTCCCGGCCTGCCGGCGCCGCCGGTCTGCCATGGCGTGGAGTTCCTCGAATTCGCCGTCGACGCCGCCGCGCGGGACAAGCTGTCCGCCCTGCTCGGCAGCCTGGGCTTCCGCCATGCCGGGCGCCACCGCTCCAAGGATGTCGATCTCTACCGTCAGGGTGGGGTCAATCTGGTGCTGAACAGCGAGGAGGATTCCGCGGCATCGGAACATTTCCAGATGCACGGTCCGTCGGTCTGCGCCATGGCCTTCGCGGTGGACGATGCCGCCCGCACCATCGCCCGCGCCGAGGCGCTGCAATGCGTGCTGTGGCGCGAGCGGGTCGGCGACGGCGAACGCCGCATCCCGGCACTGCGGGCACCCGACGGCACGCTGATCTATCTGGTCGACGACAAGGAGGCCCGCCGCAGCATCTGGGAAGATGATTTCCACCTGTTCGCGGAAGAGCTTCCCGGACATCCCGCCAGCCCAGCGGCCCTGCACGGCCCGCTGCTTGGGATCGACCATGTCGCTCAGGCCCTGCCCTTCGGGCGGATGGACAGCTTCGTGCTGTTCTACCGCACGGTCTTCGGCTTCGTGCCGGAAAGCCTGTGGGAGTTGCCGGACCCCTACGGCCTGATCCGCAGCCGGGCGCTGGTCAGCCCCGATGCGGAGCCAGGCCGGGGCGTGCGGCTGCCCCTGAACATCTCGGAAAGCCGGCGGACCGCCACGGGCCGCTTCGTCAGCGCCACATCCGGCGCCGGCGTCCACCACATCGCCTTCGCCACTGCGGACGCCGCCGCGCTGGTGAAGGACCGTCTGGCCGCCGGTGCCCCCTTCCTGCCGATCCCCGCCAACTATTACGACGACCTCGCGGTCAAGCACCCGCTGGACGATGCGGCGCTGGCGATGCTGAAGAAACACGAACTGCTGTATGACCGCGACGCCCAGGGGGAGGGGGACGGAGAGTTTTTTCACGCTTACACCGACAGCTTCGACGACCGCTTCTTCTTCGAGGTGGTGGAGCGGCGTGGCGGTTACCGGCAGTTCGGTGCGGTGAATGCCGCCGTGCGCATGGCTGTACAGGCCCAGCTGCGCGAAGGCGCCCGGCCCGAACTCTATCTCGACTGA
- a CDS encoding GntR family transcriptional regulator, with translation MSDGAKGKAAGSVLARVPKATFRAHIADGLRAAILNGDIEPGAQLVETVLADQFGVSRGPLREAMRQLIDEGLLVAVPYTGTHVVGLSVDDVREIYSMRVTLEIFAFEQIWARRDQAFRQGLVARHDALTACIDAEDDAASIVAELQLHGFVYEATGHKLLIRTWDSIRGRLQLYWAAHHRAHGIRGPRRDGHDRYVAMALSDDFDALKSEITDHMARGGRQTEDFLRGREARAVQAP, from the coding sequence ATGTCCGACGGAGCAAAGGGCAAGGCCGCGGGATCGGTCCTGGCACGCGTGCCGAAGGCGACCTTCCGCGCCCACATCGCGGACGGTTTGCGGGCCGCGATCCTGAACGGCGACATCGAGCCCGGCGCACAGCTCGTCGAGACCGTGCTTGCCGACCAGTTCGGGGTCAGCCGAGGCCCCTTGCGCGAAGCCATGCGGCAGCTGATCGACGAGGGGCTGCTGGTCGCCGTGCCCTACACCGGCACCCACGTCGTCGGCCTGTCGGTCGATGACGTGCGCGAGATCTATTCGATGCGCGTCACTCTGGAGATCTTCGCCTTCGAGCAGATCTGGGCGCGGCGGGACCAAGCATTCCGCCAGGGACTCGTTGCCCGGCACGACGCGCTCACCGCCTGCATCGACGCCGAGGACGATGCCGCCAGCATCGTCGCCGAACTGCAGCTGCACGGTTTCGTCTATGAGGCGACCGGGCACAAGCTGCTGATCCGGACCTGGGACAGCATCCGCGGACGCTTGCAGCTCTATTGGGCGGCGCACCACCGCGCACACGGCATCCGCGGTCCGCGCCGCGACGGCCACGACCGCTATGTGGCGATGGCGCTCTCCGACGATTTCGACGCGCTGAAGTCCGAAATTACCGACCACATGGCCCGTGGCGGCCGGCAGACCGAAGACTTTCTGCGGGGCCGCGAGGCCCGCGCTGTCCAGGCTCCCTGA
- the aroQ gene encoding type II 3-dehydroquinate dehydratase, with translation MSRKILVLNGPNLNLLGKREPHIYGFETLADVEADCRGTGEGLGLAVDFRQSNAEHVLIDWIHEARETVDGLVINPAGLTHTSVSLMDALSACAFPILEVHISNIHRREEFRHFSYVSRVAAGVICGFGTQGYTLALQRMARLLESAAK, from the coding sequence ATGAGCCGTAAGATCCTGGTCCTGAACGGACCCAACCTCAATCTGCTGGGCAAGCGCGAGCCGCACATCTACGGCTTCGAGACCCTGGCCGACGTCGAAGCCGACTGCCGCGGCACCGGCGAAGGGCTGGGGCTTGCCGTCGATTTCCGGCAGTCCAACGCCGAACATGTGCTGATCGACTGGATTCACGAGGCGCGCGAGACGGTCGACGGGCTGGTCATCAATCCGGCCGGCCTGACCCATACCTCGGTGTCGCTGATGGACGCGCTGTCGGCCTGCGCCTTCCCCATCCTGGAGGTCCACATCTCCAACATCCACAGGCGCGAGGAATTCCGCCACTTCTCCTATGTGTCACGCGTCGCGGCCGGGGTGATCTGCGGCTTCGGCACGCAGGGCTACACGCTGGCCCTCCAGCGCATGGCCCGGCTGCTTGAGAGCGCCGCGAAATGA
- a CDS encoding LysR family transcriptional regulator codes for MSRMTIETAELRLFRLFMTVVEAGGFTAAQGELNLSLSTISTHFAELEGRLGVRLCRRGRSGFKLTEEGQAVYDELRRVFDTLDRFGARVRGLRDRLTGTLTIGLVDNTLTDPNFPLERVITRFADAAPEVNLAIATRPPNELLRDVIGGELHLAIASFPRIVPGLSYIDLYTETNLFYCGAGHPLFDRPDDMVDLDEVRRHRLVARSYWGARDIKIFAISAPHATVSDMEGAARLVLSGRYLGYLPDHYAAPFIQAGRLRALLPRVLSYHSPFQIAVHSDRARTPVVDLFMTLTREEIAGR; via the coding sequence ATGAGCCGGATGACCATCGAGACCGCCGAGCTGCGGCTCTTTCGCCTGTTCATGACCGTGGTCGAGGCCGGAGGGTTTACTGCGGCGCAAGGCGAACTGAACCTGTCGCTTTCCACCATCTCCACCCATTTCGCCGAACTGGAAGGGCGGCTGGGGGTGCGGCTTTGCCGGCGCGGCCGCTCCGGCTTCAAGCTGACGGAGGAGGGGCAGGCGGTCTATGACGAGCTGCGGCGGGTGTTCGACACGCTGGACCGGTTCGGCGCCCGCGTGCGGGGCTTGCGCGACCGCCTGACCGGCACCCTCACCATCGGGCTGGTGGACAACACGCTGACCGATCCGAATTTCCCGCTGGAGCGCGTGATCACCCGCTTCGCCGACGCCGCCCCCGAGGTCAACCTCGCCATCGCCACCCGGCCACCCAACGAGCTGCTGCGCGACGTGATCGGGGGCGAGCTGCATCTTGCCATCGCCAGCTTTCCGCGGATCGTGCCGGGCCTCTCCTACATCGACCTCTACACGGAAACCAACCTGTTCTACTGCGGGGCCGGCCATCCGCTGTTCGACCGTCCGGACGACATGGTCGATCTGGACGAGGTGCGCCGTCACCGGCTGGTGGCCCGCAGCTATTGGGGCGCGCGCGACATCAAGATCTTCGCCATCAGCGCGCCGCACGCGACCGTCAGCGACATGGAGGGGGCCGCCCGGCTGGTCCTGTCCGGCCGCTATCTCGGCTACCTGCCCGACCATTATGCCGCTCCCTTCATCCAGGCCGGACGGCTGCGCGCCCTGCTGCCACGGGTGCTGTCCTATCACTCGCCGTTCCAGATCGCGGTCCACAGCGACCGGGCCAGGACTCCGGTGGTCGATCTGTTCATGACCCTGACACGGGAGGAGATCGCCGGCCGGTGA
- a CDS encoding amino acid ABC transporter ATP-binding protein — MPDPTTPPPILQVSGLHKWFGTLHVLQGIDFSVAAGERVAIIGGSGSGKSTFLRCLNFMEMPTSGRIALDGTPLGRASAGKTDEVRYPESELCRVRERVGMVFQQFNLFPHMTVLENAMEGLVTVKRMKKAEARERALRELDKVGLGGKTDVYPGRLSGGQQQRVAIARALA; from the coding sequence ATGCCAGATCCCACAACGCCGCCGCCGATCCTCCAGGTGTCCGGCCTCCACAAATGGTTCGGGACGCTGCATGTGCTGCAGGGAATCGACTTCTCCGTGGCCGCCGGCGAGCGCGTCGCCATCATCGGCGGCAGCGGATCGGGGAAGAGCACCTTCCTGCGTTGCCTCAATTTCATGGAGATGCCGACCTCCGGCCGGATCGCGCTCGACGGCACTCCGCTCGGCCGGGCATCCGCCGGCAAGACCGACGAGGTGCGCTATCCCGAAAGCGAGCTTTGCCGGGTCCGCGAGCGCGTCGGCATGGTGTTCCAGCAGTTCAACCTGTTCCCGCACATGACCGTGCTGGAGAACGCCATGGAAGGGCTGGTCACGGTCAAGCGGATGAAGAAGGCGGAGGCGCGCGAGCGGGCCCTGCGCGAGCTGGACAAGGTCGGGCTGGGCGGTAAGACCGACGTCTATCCCGGACGGCTGTCGGGCGGCCAGCAGCAGCGGGTGGCCATCGCCCGCGCGCTCGCCAT
- a CDS encoding chloride channel protein, with the protein MFQSLKARLSLPEEGPGIRAPAWLRAFVRGDEIWLVVLAAGIGILAACFVAAIVTAVQSLHHVLFAVEGHDVSGVAAIDPWRAALVPVAGGWLMAALGWLLARLPRLSIIDPVEANALHGGRIPIRGSLILVLQTMLSNGFGASVGMEAGYAQAGAMVASKLGRIFHVRRADLRTLVGCGTAAAIAAAFDAPLTGAFYAFELVIASYSISTLAPVGVAAMTGVGVMRLILPQPSLQVGFAGSLGAADYALVCLMGVLCALLGIAMMRTVALVETVFNRSRVPVWARPVVGGGCIGLLALATPAVLSSGHGALHVGFNAYYTAPVLLALIGLKALASAISIGSGFRGGLFFASLFLGAMLGKLVAIGWMLAVGLTIPAVVIGIVGMCAMATAVLGAPLTMAFLALEVTGSLPLTIAVLAAAVVSSITVRRVFGYSFATWRFHLRGESIRSAADIGWIRDLTVGRMMRKDVRTVRDDQTLTQFRRAFPLGSTQRVIVVDQADRYAGIVFVSDAHRETAETAELADLIRLKTEKLLPDVNIREAMKSFATAESDVLAVVDGTERMRVIGLLTEQHALKRYNEELDGRLREGGLL; encoded by the coding sequence ATGTTCCAGTCGCTGAAAGCCAGGCTGTCCCTGCCGGAAGAGGGGCCGGGGATCAGGGCTCCGGCATGGCTGCGCGCCTTCGTGCGTGGCGACGAGATCTGGCTGGTGGTGCTGGCGGCCGGCATCGGCATCCTCGCCGCCTGCTTCGTCGCCGCCATCGTCACGGCGGTGCAGTCGCTCCATCACGTCCTGTTCGCGGTGGAAGGCCACGACGTGAGCGGGGTCGCCGCCATCGATCCCTGGCGGGCGGCGCTGGTTCCGGTCGCCGGGGGCTGGCTGATGGCGGCGCTCGGCTGGCTGCTGGCCCGGCTTCCACGCCTGTCGATCATCGATCCGGTGGAGGCCAACGCGCTGCATGGCGGGCGCATCCCCATCCGTGGCAGCCTGATCCTGGTCCTGCAAACCATGCTGTCCAACGGCTTCGGCGCCTCGGTCGGCATGGAGGCCGGCTATGCCCAGGCCGGCGCCATGGTGGCGTCCAAGCTCGGCCGCATCTTCCATGTTCGCCGCGCCGATCTGCGCACGCTGGTCGGCTGCGGCACCGCTGCGGCGATCGCGGCGGCCTTCGACGCGCCGCTGACCGGCGCCTTCTATGCCTTCGAGCTGGTGATCGCCAGCTATTCGATCTCCACCCTGGCCCCGGTCGGCGTCGCCGCCATGACCGGCGTCGGTGTCATGCGGCTGATCCTGCCGCAGCCGTCCTTGCAGGTCGGCTTCGCCGGCAGCCTCGGAGCGGCCGACTATGCGCTGGTCTGCCTGATGGGCGTGCTGTGCGCCCTGCTCGGCATCGCCATGATGCGGACGGTCGCGCTGGTGGAGACGGTCTTCAACCGCAGCCGCGTTCCAGTGTGGGCCCGCCCGGTCGTCGGCGGCGGCTGCATCGGGCTGCTGGCGCTCGCCACGCCGGCGGTGCTGTCGTCGGGCCATGGCGCGCTGCATGTCGGCTTCAACGCCTATTACACGGCTCCGGTTCTGCTGGCGCTGATCGGGCTGAAGGCGCTCGCTTCGGCGATTTCCATCGGGTCCGGCTTCCGCGGCGGCCTGTTCTTCGCCTCGCTGTTCCTGGGGGCGATGCTGGGCAAGCTGGTCGCCATCGGTTGGATGCTGGCGGTCGGACTGACCATCCCGGCGGTTGTGATCGGCATCGTCGGCATGTGCGCCATGGCCACCGCCGTGCTCGGCGCGCCGCTGACGATGGCATTCCTGGCGCTGGAGGTCACCGGCAGCCTGCCGCTGACCATCGCGGTGCTGGCCGCCGCGGTGGTGTCGTCGATCACCGTCCGCCGGGTCTTCGGCTATTCCTTCGCCACCTGGCGCTTCCATCTGCGCGGCGAGTCGATCCGCAGCGCCGCCGACATCGGCTGGATCCGCGACCTGACGGTCGGGCGCATGATGCGCAAGGATGTCCGCACCGTGCGCGACGACCAGACGCTCACCCAGTTCCGCCGCGCCTTCCCCTTGGGCTCCACCCAGAGGGTGATCGTCGTCGATCAGGCCGACCGCTATGCCGGGATCGTCTTCGTGTCCGATGCCCACCGCGAGACGGCGGAAACCGCCGAACTTGCCGATCTCATCCGTCTCAAGACCGAAAAGCTGCTGCCAGACGTCAACATCCGCGAGGCGATGAAGAGTTTCGCCACGGCGGAGAGCGACGTGCTGGCGGTGGTCGATGGCACCGAGCGGATGCGGGTGATCGGGCTGCTGACCGAACAGCACGCGCTGAAACGCTACAACGAGGAGCTGGACGGGCGGCTGCGCGAGGGTGGCCTGCTGTGA
- a CDS encoding amino acid ABC transporter permease produces the protein MDYAFDFALVVETFPILMRGFLVTLQLWLPSLAIGLAGGLVLALARLSRSRWLRGGSLVYIELFRDTPVLIQLIWFYYAFPILIGVQLSPFTAALLGLALNTSAYGAEIFRGGIQSIARGQWEGAKALGMRHADVLRRIILPQVFKLMLPAFTNRAVEVAKMSSLASVLSVHELMYQGRLLSSTYYRPFEILTTVAVVYFVLIYPATFLSMTLERRMAGKG, from the coding sequence ATGGACTACGCCTTCGACTTCGCCCTGGTGGTGGAGACCTTCCCGATCCTGATGCGCGGCTTTCTGGTGACGCTGCAGCTCTGGCTGCCCAGCCTCGCCATCGGGCTGGCCGGAGGCCTCGTCCTGGCGCTCGCCCGGCTGTCGCGCAGCCGGTGGCTGCGCGGCGGCAGCCTCGTCTACATCGAGCTGTTCCGCGACACGCCGGTGCTGATCCAGCTGATCTGGTTCTACTACGCCTTTCCCATCCTGATCGGGGTCCAGCTGTCGCCCTTCACGGCGGCGCTGCTGGGTCTGGCGCTGAACACCTCGGCCTATGGGGCGGAGATCTTCCGCGGCGGCATCCAGTCAATCGCCCGCGGCCAATGGGAGGGGGCGAAGGCGCTGGGCATGCGGCATGCCGACGTGCTTCGCCGGATCATCCTGCCGCAGGTCTTCAAGCTGATGCTCCCCGCCTTCACCAACCGCGCGGTGGAGGTGGCGAAGATGTCGTCGCTGGCCTCCGTGCTGTCGGTCCATGAGCTGATGTACCAGGGCCGGCTGCTGAGTTCGACCTACTACCGTCCCTTCGAAATCCTCACGACCGTGGCGGTCGTCTATTTCGTCCTGATCTATCCGGCCACCTTCCTGTCGATGACCCTCGAACGCCGCATGGCCGGCAAGGGCTGA